A portion of the Nitrospinota bacterium genome contains these proteins:
- a CDS encoding DUF188 domain-containing protein — MKLIIDADSCPVREIAIKIAKENRIKVLIISSISQNLDGEEGISIRFVDSLPQEADIAIINSSEKEDIIVTYDLGLASIVLRKGAKVISPD; from the coding sequence ATGAAATTAATTATAGATGCTGATTCCTGCCCAGTAAGAGAGATTGCTATAAAGATTGCCAAAGAAAATAGAATAAAAGTCTTAATAATTTCCAGCATTTCTCAAAATCTTGATGGAGAAGAAGGGATATCCATCAGATTTGTTGACTCTTTGCCTCAAGAAGCTGATATAGCTATCATCAATTCTTCTGAAAAGGAAGACATCATTGTAACTTATGACCTGGGCCTTGCTTCCATTGTTCTCAGAAAAGGTGCAAAGGTCATCTCTCCTGATG
- a CDS encoding HDOD domain-containing protein, with translation MSDVDFNEKLKRILSSITDLSTLPGIADNLTQLIENPKTSAVTVGDSIRMDPALTSKVLKLVNSAFYGFPRKINTLSQAVVILGFNNIKNIILTASIFNIFSDGKACLSFNVEKFWEHSMGCGVVSKVMTKRLGIKKYEEAFIGGLLHDIGRLLLFQYLRDEFGEIIKRVGEKDILISEAEREVLGIDHSFIGKKLGEHWNLPPVLEEVIEFHHDPKSALDNSRMASVVHLADIITRALGLGSGGDEKIPVIDETAMELLDIDLSFIEKLLPEVDEEMDKARELLSLID, from the coding sequence ATGTCAGACGTTGATTTTAATGAGAAGCTCAAAAGAATATTATCCAGTATAACGGATCTTTCTACCCTTCCTGGTATAGCAGACAACCTAACCCAACTCATTGAAAATCCTAAGACATCAGCAGTTACAGTCGGTGATTCAATCCGAATGGATCCAGCCCTGACATCAAAAGTCTTAAAATTGGTTAATTCTGCTTTTTATGGGTTTCCAAGAAAGATAAATACCCTGAGTCAGGCTGTAGTTATCCTTGGATTTAATAATATAAAGAATATTATCTTAACCGCTTCTATTTTTAATATCTTTTCAGATGGAAAGGCATGTCTATCTTTTAATGTTGAGAAATTTTGGGAACATTCTATGGGGTGTGGTGTTGTTTCAAAGGTAATGACAAAAAGATTAGGAATAAAAAAATATGAAGAGGCCTTTATTGGAGGATTGCTCCATGATATTGGAAGGCTACTTTTATTTCAATATCTTAGAGATGAATTTGGGGAAATTATAAAACGGGTTGGAGAAAAGGATATCCTCATTTCAGAAGCAGAAAGAGAAGTATTAGGCATTGATCATTCTTTTATAGGAAAAAAGCTTGGAGAACACTGGAATCTCCCCCCTGTTTTAGAAGAAGTTATTGAATTTCACCATGATCCTAAATCGGCATTAGACAATTCAAGAATGGCATCCGTCGTTCATCTCGCAGATATCATCACTCGAGCTCTTGGTCTAGGTTCTGGAGGTGATGAAAAGATTCCTGTTATTGATGAGACAGCCATGGAATTGTTGGATATTGATCTCTCCTTTATTGAGAAGCTTCTCCCTGAGGTCGATGAAGAGATGGATAAAGCAAGAGAACTTTTATCCCTTATTGATTAA